From Gammaproteobacteria bacterium, one genomic window encodes:
- the fabG gene encoding 3-oxoacyl-(acyl-carrier-protein) reductase FabG, with the protein MSDFGLYEDLKDKVAIITGSARGIGRAIALTLANRGADIVISDVLEDAAIATSQEIIMRGRRSLAIRCNVVNRGEVDNLVQRTVNELGRLDILVNNAGITQDTLLVRMTEEQWDRVLNINLKGTFLACQSAAKIMMKARSGKIVNIASVVGLNGNIGQANYAASKAGVIALTKTVSKELASRNVNVNAVAPGFIETDMTKQLSDSARKMFLDNIPMDRAGSAEDVANAVAFLCSPAANYITGHCLTVDGGMTGY; encoded by the coding sequence GTCGAGCAATTGCCTTGACGCTTGCCAATCGAGGTGCAGATATTGTAATTAGCGACGTGCTGGAGGACGCAGCTATTGCGACCTCACAAGAAATAATTATGCGTGGACGGCGTTCATTGGCAATTCGATGCAATGTTGTTAACCGTGGAGAGGTAGATAATCTTGTTCAACGGACTGTCAACGAATTGGGCCGTCTGGACATTCTTGTGAACAATGCGGGTATTACGCAGGACACGTTACTTGTGCGGATGACGGAAGAACAGTGGGACCGTGTACTGAATATCAATCTGAAAGGCACTTTCCTTGCTTGTCAGTCTGCAGCCAAGATCATGATGAAGGCTCGGAGTGGAAAGATAGTCAACATTGCTTCTGTTGTTGGACTCAACGGCAACATTGGACAAGCTAACTACGCTGCATCCAAGGCGGGAGTTATTGCCTTAACCAAGACAGTCTCCAAGGAACTGGCATCACGTAATGTCAACGTTAACGCGGTCGCTCCCGGTTTCATTGAAACTGACATGACGAAGCAACTTTCCGACTCCGCACGTAAAATGTTCCTCGATAACATCCCAATGGACCGCGCGGGCAGCGCTGAGGATGTAGCCAACGCTGTGGCGTTCCTGTGTTCACCCGCCGCAAATTACATTACAGGTCACTGTCTTACGGTCGACGGCGGAATGACGGGATATTAG